In a genomic window of Urocitellus parryii isolate mUroPar1 chromosome 11, mUroPar1.hap1, whole genome shotgun sequence:
- the LOC113195623 gene encoding protein AF1q-like: MRDLVSSQYSSSLFWRMPISELDLLELEGLGLSNICTYKIKDSSTGKMTGQATEAEQEKNPGGGTLLEYRTFNFWRAPVASIHFLELNLL, from the coding sequence ATGAGGGATCTTGTGAGTAGCCAGTACAGCTCCTCTCTTTTCTGGAGGATGCCTATATCAGAACTGGATCTGTTGGAGCTGGAAGGCCTGGGGCTGTCAAATATATGCACCTACAAGATCAAGGACAGCAGCACTGGCAAAATGACTGGGCAAGCAACAGaagcagagcaagagaaaaacCCAGGAGGTGGTACCCTCCTAGAGTATAGAACCTTCAACTTCTGGAGAGCTCCCGTTGCCAGCATCCACTTCTTGGAATTGAATTTGCTCTAA